From a single Brassica oleracea var. oleracea cultivar TO1000 chromosome C5, BOL, whole genome shotgun sequence genomic region:
- the LOC106343458 gene encoding purple acid phosphatase 15, giving the protein MTFHDYSITFLGLSLLCFLSPATSSADYIPSTLDGPFVPVTVPLDTSLRGKAIDLPDTDPRVRRHVTGFEPEQISLSLSSDFDSIWVSWITGEFQIGKNVKPLDPTSIDSIVQFGTLRHSLSHEAKGTSLVYSQLYPFDGLLNYTSGIIHHVRITGLKPSTVYYYRCGDPSRHAMSKIHHFRTMPVSNPSSYPSRIAVVGDLGLTYNTTDTVSHLLQNSPDLVLLIGDVSYANLYLTNGTSSDCYSCSFPDTPIHETYQPRWDYWGRFMETLTSKVPLMVVEGNHEIELQAENKTFEAYKSRFAFPFKESGSSSKLYFSFNAGGIHFVMLGAYVAFEKPGEQYEWLKKDLAKFDRSVTPWLVVSWHPPWYSTYTAHYREAECMKEAMEELLYSYGTDIVFNGHVHAYERTNRVYNYELDPCGPVYIVVGDGGNREKMAIEHADEPGKCPDPLTTPDPAMGGEFCGWNFTRTGKFCWDQQPEYSALRESSFGHGILEVKNDTWALWTWYRNQDSSSKVGDQIYIVREPDRCNGYNRLVDHC; this is encoded by the exons ATGACGTTTCATGACTATTCTATCACTTTCCTCGGACTATCACTTCTTTGCTTTCTTTCGCCGGCAACATCCTCCGCCGATTATATCCCGTCAACGTTGGACGGACCGTTTGTTCCGGTGACGGTTCCGTTAGACACATCTCTCCGGGGAAAGGCAATCGATTTGCCTGACACCGATCCTCGTGTCCGCCGCCACGTCACCGGTTTCGAGCCGGAGCAGATTTCTCTATCTCTTTCCTCCGATTTCGACTCCATATGGGTCTCTTGGATCACAG GTGAGTTCCAAATCGGAAAGAACGTGAAGCCATTAGATCCGACAAGTATCGACAGTATTGTCCAGTTCGGTACTTTGAGACACTCACTGAGTCATGAAGCCAAAGGAACATCACTTGTTTATAGTCAACTTTACCCTTTTGACGGTCTCCTCAACTATACTTCTGGAATCATACACCATGTTCGCATTACAG GGCTGAAACCAAGTACTGTCTATTACTATCGATGCGGAGATCCTTCACGACACGCTATGAGCAAGATACACCATTTCAGGACAATGCCTGTTTCTAACCCCTCGAGTTACCCTAGCCGAATAGCAGTTGTGGGTGATCTTGGTCTCACTTACAACACAACAGATACAGTTAGCCATTTGCTTCAGAACTCTCCGGACCTTGTTTTACTGATCGGTGACGTGAGCTACGCGAACTTGTACCTAACGAACGGGACTAGCTCAGATTGTTACTCTTGCTCATTCCCGGATACGCCTATACACGAGACGTATCAGCCGCGTTGGGACTATTGGGGTAGGTTTATGGAGACTCTGACTTCGAAAGTTCCTTTGATGGTGGTCGAAGGAAACCACGAGATCGAGTTACAAGCCGAGAACAAGACGTTCGAAGCTTATAAGTCAAGATTCGCTTTTCCATTTAAAGAAAGTGGCTCTTCTTCTAAGCTTTATTTTTCTTTTAACGCCGGTGGGATCCACTTTGTGATGCTCGGTGCCTACGTCGCCTTTGAGAAACCAGGCGAGCAATACGAGTGGCTAAAGAAGGATCTGGCTAAGTTTGATAGATCGGTGACTCCGTGGTTGGTAGTATCATGGCATCCACCTTGGTATAGCACTTACACAGCGCATTACAGAGAAGCTGAGTGTATGAAAGAAGCTATGGAGGAGTTGCTTTACTCTTACGGTACCGACATTGTCTTCAACGGACAT GTCCATGCTTATGAACGGACGAACAGAGTTTACAACTACGAACTAGACCCATGCGGTCCAGTTTACATAGTGGTTGGTGATGGAGGTAACCGCGAAAAAATGGCGATCGAGCACGCAGATGAACCCGGTAAATGTCCCGACCCGCTAACCACGCCGGATCCAGCAATGGGTGGGGAGTTTTGCGGTTGGAACTTCACCAGGACTGGTAAGTTCTGCTGGGACCAGCAGCCTGAGTATAGTGCATTGAGGGAAAGCAGCTTCGGCCATGGAATATTAGAG GTGAAGAATGATACATGGGCACTATGGACATGGTATAGGAACCAAGATTCGAGTAGTAAAGTAGGAGATCAGATTTACATTGTGAGAGAACCTGATCGATGTAATGGTTACAACCGTCTTGTTGACCATTGCTAA
- the LOC106295749 gene encoding uncharacterized protein LOC106295749 has product MGDEGWRKIRLLCPSVSKIIDWVAWNDQKLDFKSIAAAFGLEPSTVKLNGHFISRDNDLVASCVTWKSLLAFFSAKGLSTGKDGAGALLVDGKLSRVGTKRAYSGSQEDITINNLGLNRNKKLKDKCSGDEPLLSGSNKRKLLSEDMHSLKKLKLNMGDSSGRQSEIGKTPLKCSFTSDGLKRTREDDMIASTSRKKIR; this is encoded by the exons ATGGGAGACGAGGGTTGGAGAAAGATTAGACTTTTATGCCCCTCTGTATCGAAGATTATCGACTGGGTTGCTTGGAACGATCAGAAACTCGACTTTAAGTCTATAGCCGCAGCGTTTGGGCTCGAACCGTCGACGGTGAAGCTCAATGGTCACTTCATAAGCAGAGATAATGATTTAGTCGCTTCTTGTGTGACGTGGAAGTCTTTGCTCGCTTTCTTCTCAGCTAAAGGCTTGTCTACTGGTAAAGACGGAGCTGGTGCTCTCCTAGTTGACGGCAAGCTCTCTAGAGTCGGTACCAAAA GAGCATACTCTGGTTCTCAAGAGGACATAACCATCAACAATCTTGGTCTAAACAGAAACAAGAAGTTGAAAGATAAGTGTTCAG GTGATGAACCTCTGCTCTCTGGAAGCAACAAGAGAAAACTCTTGTCTGAAGATATGCACTCACTCAAGAAACTAAAACTCAATATGGGTGATAGCTCAG GAAGACAAAGTGAAATCGGCAAAACGCCATTAAAATGCAGTTTCACTAGTGATGGTCTCAAGAGGACAAGAGAAGATGATATGATTGCGTCCACATCTCGTAAGAAGATAAGATAG
- the LOC106295748 gene encoding GPI transamidase component PIG-T isoform X2, translating into MARTVLTWWIPLLILQSFLLAIAFGSNEVEEEFSESLLLKPLPDRKVLAHFHFENRAPPSNSHGRHHHLFPKAISQLVQKFRVKEMELSFTQGPWNHEHWGGSDTLSSMNAKPVGVELWAVFDVPRSEVDTSWKNLTHALSGLFCASINFLESSTSYAAPTWGFGRSSDKLRYGSLPREAVCTENLTPWLKLLPCRDKDGISALMNRPSVYRGFYHSQRLHLSMIDSGMLLEQSLTVVLQPDTVYDGKDLQPSWSLSSLFGRKVVGKCVLAKSSNVYLQMEGLAHPEAHTLLKNEEFELSIKPDRTLRETSSVLFIFDIDKSSDSEPFDLSLTWKLPSKWSCQQAPLHASRFLMGSGNERGAIAILLKATESQDKLSGKDITNGGRCRIKANVFQIFPWYVKVYYHTLQIFVDQQQNTSSEVLKKINVSPSADKMSSGMMEMMLELPCEVKSVAISIEYDKGFLHIDEYPPDANQGFDIPSALISFPDHHASLDFKEELSTLPLLSKFKDKSLVRSYTEVLLVPLTTPDFSMPYNVITITCTVFALYFGSLLNALRRRIGEEERFLKSKGKKTGGLKQLLSRFTAKIRGRPVESPSSEPTAAAQSSVLSSKLLFKIILVAGVAAAWQYFSTDK; encoded by the exons ATGGCTAGAACCGTTCTCACCTGGTGGATCCCTTTGTTAATTCTGCAATCGTTTCTGCTCGCGATAGCTTTCGGATCGAACGAAGTAGAAGAAGAGTTCAGCGAGTCGTTGCTGTTGAAGCCTCTGCCCGATCGGAAAGTCTTGGCTCATTTCCATTTCGAGAATCGAGCTCCTCCGTCGAACTCCCATGGCCGCCACCACCATCTCTTCCCCAAAGCTATCTCTCAGCTG GTTCAGAAGTTTCGAGTCAAGGAGATGGAGCTATCTTTCACTCAGGGACCTTGGAACCACGAACACTGGGGAGGATCTGACACTCTTTCAAGTATGAACGCGAAGCCTGTTGGTGTCGAGCTTTGGGCTGTGTTTGACGTTCCTCGCTCTGAGGTTGATACTTCTTGGAAGAACTTAACACACGCGCTCTCAGGGCTTTTCTGTGCTTCCATCAACTTTCTCGAATCTTCCACTTCGTATGCTGCTCCTACGTGGGGGTTTGGGAGAAGCTCGGATAAGCTTAGGTATGGTTCATTGCCGCGTGAAGCTGTTTGTACTGAGAATTTGACGCCGTGGCTGAAGCTGCTCCCGTGTAGAGACAAGGATGGGATCTCTGCGTTGATGAATAGGCCGTCTGTTTACAGAGGGTTTTATCATTCTCAGAGATTGCATTTATCTATGATTGACTCTGGCATGTTGCTTGAGCAGAGTCTTACTGTTGTTCTTCAGCCTGACACTGTTTATGATGGAAAAGATCTACAGCCAAGTTGGTCTCTTAGCTCACTCTTTGGGAGAAAAGTTGTCGGAAAATGTGTTCTTGCAAAGTCAAGTAATGTGTATCTTCAAATGGAGGGTCTTGCGCATCCAGAAGCTCACACACTCTTGAAGAATGAAGAATTCGAATTGTCCATAAAGCCAGACAGGACTCTTAGAGAAACCAGCAGCGTTCTTTTTATCTTCGATATTGACAAATCCAGTGACAGTGAGCCATTTGATCTTAGCCTGACTTGGAAGCTTCCTTCAAAGTGGTCATGCCAACAAGCACCATTACACGCTTCTCGGTTCTTGATGGGAAGCGGAAACGAAAGGGGTGCAATAGCCATCTTGTTAAAAGCCACAGAATCACAGGATAAGTTATCCGGAAAAGATATCACTAATGGCGGCCGCTGTAGAATAAAAGCTAACGTTTTCCAGATTTTCCCGTGGTATGTTAAGGTTTATTATCACACACTACAAATCTTTGTGGACCAACAACAGAATACAAGCAGCGAGGTCTTAAAGAAGATCAATGTCTCACCATCTGCGGATAAGATGTCATCTGGCATGATGGAGATGATGCTGGAACTACCCTGTGAAGTGAAATCTGTAGCCATATCCATAGAGTATGATAAG GGTTTTCTACATATAGATGAATATCCTCCTGATGCTAACCAAGGATTCGACATTCCATCGGCTTTGATAAGCTTTCCTGATCATCATGCAAGTTTGGATTTCAAAGAAGAACTCAGCACATTGCCCCTGTTATCAAAATTTAAG GACAAGTCATTAGTGCGCTCTTACACAGAAGTATTGCTCGTACCTTTGACAACCCCTGATTTTAGCATGCCTTACAACGTCATCACGATCACGTGCACTGTTTTCGCATTGTACTTCGGATCATTGCTCAATGCTCTCCGTAGACGAATAGGTGAAGAAGAAAGGTTTCTCAAAAGCAAAG GAAAGAAAACAGGTGGGCTTAAGCAGTTGTTATCAAGATTCACAGCCAAGATCAGAGGAAGACCAGTTGAATCACCATCATCAGAGCCGACCGCAGCAGCTCAATCTTCGGTTTTGTCTAGTAAACTTCTCTTCAAGATCATTTTGGTTGCAGGAGTTGCTGCAGCATGGCAATATTTTTCCACGGATAAGTAG
- the LOC106343310 gene encoding putative oxidoreductase TDA3 isoform X2 — protein MALISSSSFPPALSRRLTHTRTITIRSNSSKPMAKNLADGGETSKRIVVCGGGVIGVCTAYFLAKKGVSVTLVEQSAVACAASGKAGGFLAFDWCDGSPVGSLARASFDLHRSLAEELNGVESYGYRPLTTLSVTVKESKPVSGGLGLPDWVNGPVKSPSTIGTTQTTAQVHPQLFTRKVLSTAVEKYGVEVVIGRLEEVRVEQGRVDSVVLEGGRVIEADSVVLAMGPWSDKLEMLSSVFRVYGTKAHSIVLEPKEPNAITPHALFLSYYPSNGGGALDPEVYPRPTGEVYLCGMSSQEEVPDDPDQVTSNPESIEVLKRVAKTVSSYLNEESAQVKAEQACFLPSTEDGVPVIGEIPGIKGCYVATGHSCWGILNGPATGSALAELIVDGVATSVDLSRFSPSRFSKRR, from the exons ATGGCGTTGATCTCATCCTCATCGTTCCCTCCGGCGTTATCCAGACGATTGACCCACACACGAACAATCACGATCCGCTCCAACTCATCAAAACCAATGGCGAAGAACCTAGCCGACGGCGGAGAAACCTCAAAGCGTATCGTCGTATGCGGCGGAGGCGTGATCGGCGTCTGCACGGCGTACTTCCTCGCCAAGAAAGGAGTCTCCGTCACTCTCGTCGAACAATCCGCCGTAGCGTGCGCCGCTTCGGGTAAAGCCGGAGGCTTCCTCGCTTTCGATTGGTGCGATGGAAGTCCGGTTGGGTCCTTAGCACGCGCGAGCTTCGACCTCCATCGATCCCTCGCCGAGGAGCTAAACGGCGTCGAATCGTATGGGTACAGACCTCTAACGACTCTCAGCGTCACCGTAAAGGAATCAAAGCCTGTGTCGGGAGGTTTGGGCTTACCTGATTGGGTCAACGGCCCGGTTAAAAGCCCATCTACGATTGGCACGACGCAGACGACAGCGCAGGTGCATCCCCAGCTCTTCACCAGGAAGGTGTTGTCGACGGCGGTGGAGAAGTACGGTGTCGAGGTTGTGATCGGGAGGCTTGAAGAGGTGAGGGTGGAGCAAGGGCGAGTTGACTCGGTCGTGCTCGAAGGTGGGCGAGTTATAGAGGCTGACTCGGTGGTTCTTGCGATGGGACCGTGGTCCGATAAGTTAGAGATGTTGTCTTCGGTGTTTAGGGTGTACGGTACGAAAGCTCATAGCATTGTCCTTGAACCGAAAGAGCCAAACGCTATAACTCCCCACGCTCTTTTCTTAAGTTATTATCCTTCTAACGGTGGTGGGGCCCTGGACCCTGAAGTGTACCCTCGTCCCACAG GTGAAGTGTACTTATGTGGAATGTCATCACAAGAAGAAGTACCTGATGATCCAGATCAGGTGACTAGCAATCCTGAGTCCATAGAGGTTCTGAAAAGAGTAGCTAAAACAGTTTCGAGTTATCTGAACGAAGAAAGCGCTCAAGTGAAGGCAGAGCAAGCTTGTTTCTTGCCTAGCACCGAAGATGGTGTCCCCGTGATTGGTGAGATTCCGGGTATCAAAGGTTGTTATGTAGCCACAGGACATAGCTGCTGGGGGATTCTAAATGGTCCAGCTACTGGCTCTGCATTAGCGGAGCTGATTGTAGACGGTGTGGCCACTAGTGTTGATCTTAGCCGGTTTAGTCCTTCCCGGTTTAGCAAGCGAAGATGA
- the LOC106295748 gene encoding GPI transamidase component PIG-T isoform X1 yields the protein MARTVLTWWIPLLILQSFLLAIAFGSNEVEEEFSESLLLKPLPDRKVLAHFHFENRAPPSNSHGRHHHLFPKAISQLVQKFRVKEMELSFTQGPWNHEHWGGSDTLSSMNAKPVGVELWAVFDVPRSEVDTSWKNLTHALSGLFCASINFLESSTSYAAPTWGFGRSSDKLRYGSLPREAVCTENLTPWLKLLPCRDKDGISALMNRPSVYRGFYHSQRLHLSMIDSGMLLEQSLTVVLQPDTVYDGKDLQPSWSLSSLFGRKVVGKCVLAKSSNVYLQMEGLAHPEAHTLLKNEEFELSIKPDRTLRETSSVLFIFDIDKSSDSEPFDLSLTWKLPSKWSCQQAPLHASRFLMGSGNERGAIAILLKATESQDKLSGKDITNGGRCRIKANVFQIFPWYVKVYYHTLQIFVDQQQNTSSEVLKKINVSPSADKMSSGMMEMMLELPCEVKSVAISIEYDKGFLHIDEYPPDANQGFDIPSALISFPDHHASLDFKEELSTLPLLSKFKDKSLVRSYTEVLLVPLTTPDFSMPYNVITITCTVFALYFGSLLNALRRRIGEEERFLKSKAGKKTGGLKQLLSRFTAKIRGRPVESPSSEPTAAAQSSVLSSKLLFKIILVAGVAAAWQYFSTDK from the exons ATGGCTAGAACCGTTCTCACCTGGTGGATCCCTTTGTTAATTCTGCAATCGTTTCTGCTCGCGATAGCTTTCGGATCGAACGAAGTAGAAGAAGAGTTCAGCGAGTCGTTGCTGTTGAAGCCTCTGCCCGATCGGAAAGTCTTGGCTCATTTCCATTTCGAGAATCGAGCTCCTCCGTCGAACTCCCATGGCCGCCACCACCATCTCTTCCCCAAAGCTATCTCTCAGCTG GTTCAGAAGTTTCGAGTCAAGGAGATGGAGCTATCTTTCACTCAGGGACCTTGGAACCACGAACACTGGGGAGGATCTGACACTCTTTCAAGTATGAACGCGAAGCCTGTTGGTGTCGAGCTTTGGGCTGTGTTTGACGTTCCTCGCTCTGAGGTTGATACTTCTTGGAAGAACTTAACACACGCGCTCTCAGGGCTTTTCTGTGCTTCCATCAACTTTCTCGAATCTTCCACTTCGTATGCTGCTCCTACGTGGGGGTTTGGGAGAAGCTCGGATAAGCTTAGGTATGGTTCATTGCCGCGTGAAGCTGTTTGTACTGAGAATTTGACGCCGTGGCTGAAGCTGCTCCCGTGTAGAGACAAGGATGGGATCTCTGCGTTGATGAATAGGCCGTCTGTTTACAGAGGGTTTTATCATTCTCAGAGATTGCATTTATCTATGATTGACTCTGGCATGTTGCTTGAGCAGAGTCTTACTGTTGTTCTTCAGCCTGACACTGTTTATGATGGAAAAGATCTACAGCCAAGTTGGTCTCTTAGCTCACTCTTTGGGAGAAAAGTTGTCGGAAAATGTGTTCTTGCAAAGTCAAGTAATGTGTATCTTCAAATGGAGGGTCTTGCGCATCCAGAAGCTCACACACTCTTGAAGAATGAAGAATTCGAATTGTCCATAAAGCCAGACAGGACTCTTAGAGAAACCAGCAGCGTTCTTTTTATCTTCGATATTGACAAATCCAGTGACAGTGAGCCATTTGATCTTAGCCTGACTTGGAAGCTTCCTTCAAAGTGGTCATGCCAACAAGCACCATTACACGCTTCTCGGTTCTTGATGGGAAGCGGAAACGAAAGGGGTGCAATAGCCATCTTGTTAAAAGCCACAGAATCACAGGATAAGTTATCCGGAAAAGATATCACTAATGGCGGCCGCTGTAGAATAAAAGCTAACGTTTTCCAGATTTTCCCGTGGTATGTTAAGGTTTATTATCACACACTACAAATCTTTGTGGACCAACAACAGAATACAAGCAGCGAGGTCTTAAAGAAGATCAATGTCTCACCATCTGCGGATAAGATGTCATCTGGCATGATGGAGATGATGCTGGAACTACCCTGTGAAGTGAAATCTGTAGCCATATCCATAGAGTATGATAAG GGTTTTCTACATATAGATGAATATCCTCCTGATGCTAACCAAGGATTCGACATTCCATCGGCTTTGATAAGCTTTCCTGATCATCATGCAAGTTTGGATTTCAAAGAAGAACTCAGCACATTGCCCCTGTTATCAAAATTTAAG GACAAGTCATTAGTGCGCTCTTACACAGAAGTATTGCTCGTACCTTTGACAACCCCTGATTTTAGCATGCCTTACAACGTCATCACGATCACGTGCACTGTTTTCGCATTGTACTTCGGATCATTGCTCAATGCTCTCCGTAGACGAATAGGTGAAGAAGAAAGGTTTCTCAAAAGCAAAG CAGGAAAGAAAACAGGTGGGCTTAAGCAGTTGTTATCAAGATTCACAGCCAAGATCAGAGGAAGACCAGTTGAATCACCATCATCAGAGCCGACCGCAGCAGCTCAATCTTCGGTTTTGTCTAGTAAACTTCTCTTCAAGATCATTTTGGTTGCAGGAGTTGCTGCAGCATGGCAATATTTTTCCACGGATAAGTAG
- the LOC106292402 gene encoding LOW QUALITY PROTEIN: putative E3 ubiquitin-protein ligase RING1a (The sequence of the model RefSeq protein was modified relative to this genomic sequence to represent the inferred CDS: inserted 2 bases in 2 codons): protein MLPEVYNIVIPSSPPPSPQKSLVPHRTTTSQTLFXIIRQEYQEEKEHKDRTTWQILREKLRLKRTGSAWTSSLHIPTSDILIPNTKHTAEAFRSXGLVYGIPMSENPPGSSGRGMFTRGPSMRVGSSKNPDDFADVSIPGDGPPSRSFKPQFSRHDSVRDHGDGEDDKILRHPVVKFEDERQMSAREAVAAQEAAEAEEDDEEDEDDSEEETEEKSSAPKQTMSLMDLLEETDRQMGLTGARYAMDEEDEEDEDEEEEEEEGELSCCVCHVHIKGATFAPCGHTFCKLCSKELMAQKGHCPVCISFVLEFLEIF from the exons ATTGTTATACCATCATCACCACCGCCTTCGCCGCAAAAATCTCTTGTACCGCACCGCACAACAACAAGCCAAACGCTTT ATATCATACGCCAAGAATACCAAGAAGAAAAAGAACACAAAGACCGGACCACGTGGCAGATTCTCCGTGAGAAACTCCGTCTGAAACGAACCGGCTCTGCTTGGACCTCGTCTCTTCATATCCCCACCTCGGATATCCTTATCCCCAATACCAAACACACTGCAGAAGCGTTCCGAT CCGGCTTAGTCTACGGAATCCCGATGTCGGAAAATCCACCTGGCTCTTCAGGACGCGGGATGTTCACGCGCGGACCTTCAATGCGGGTCGGGTCGAGTAAAAACCCGGACGATTTTGCTGACGTAAGCATCCCTGGAGACGGACCGCCGTCGAGGAGCTTCAAGCCGCAATTTTCACGCCACGATTCCGTTAGGGATCACGGTGACGGCGAAGACGATAAAATCCTCCGTCATCCGGTGGTTAAGTTCGAGGATGAGAGGCAGATGTCGGCGAGAGAAGCCGTCGCGGCGCAGGAAGCTGCGGAAGCAGAGGAAGACGACGAAGAGGATGAAGATGATTCAGAAGAAGAAACAGAGGAGAAATCATCTGCGCCGAAGCAGACAATGTCGCTGATGGATCTGTTGGAAGAGACGGATCGGCAAATGGGGTTAACGGGAGCAAGATACGCCATGGACGAAGAAGACGAAGAAGATGAAGACGAGGAAGAAGAAGAAGAAGAAGGAGAGCTGAGCTGCTGCGTTTGTCATGTACACATCAAAGGCGCGACCTTTGCACCGTGCGGTCACACGTTTTGTAAGCTCTGTTCTAAAGAGCTTATGGCTCAGAAAGGCCATTGTCCCGTTTGCATCAGCTTCGTCCTCGAGTTCCTCGAGATCTTCTAG
- the LOC106343310 gene encoding putative oxidoreductase TDA3 isoform X1 — MALISSSSFPPALSRRLTHTRTITIRSNSSKPMAKNLADGGETSKRIVVCGGGVIGVCTAYFLAKKGVSVTLVEQSAVACAASGKAGGFLAFDWCDGSPVGSLARASFDLHRSLAEELNGVESYGYRPLTTLSVTVKESKPVSGGLGLPDWVNGPVKSPSTIGTTQTTAQVHPQLFTRKVLSTAVEKYGVEVVIGRLEEVRVEQGRVDSVVLEGGRVIEADSVVLAMGPWSDKLEMLSSVFRVYGTKAHSIVLEPKEPNAITPHALFLSYYPSNGGGALDPEVYPRPTGLLFILTGEVYLCGMSSQEEVPDDPDQVTSNPESIEVLKRVAKTVSSYLNEESAQVKAEQACFLPSTEDGVPVIGEIPGIKGCYVATGHSCWGILNGPATGSALAELIVDGVATSVDLSRFSPSRFSKRR; from the exons ATGGCGTTGATCTCATCCTCATCGTTCCCTCCGGCGTTATCCAGACGATTGACCCACACACGAACAATCACGATCCGCTCCAACTCATCAAAACCAATGGCGAAGAACCTAGCCGACGGCGGAGAAACCTCAAAGCGTATCGTCGTATGCGGCGGAGGCGTGATCGGCGTCTGCACGGCGTACTTCCTCGCCAAGAAAGGAGTCTCCGTCACTCTCGTCGAACAATCCGCCGTAGCGTGCGCCGCTTCGGGTAAAGCCGGAGGCTTCCTCGCTTTCGATTGGTGCGATGGAAGTCCGGTTGGGTCCTTAGCACGCGCGAGCTTCGACCTCCATCGATCCCTCGCCGAGGAGCTAAACGGCGTCGAATCGTATGGGTACAGACCTCTAACGACTCTCAGCGTCACCGTAAAGGAATCAAAGCCTGTGTCGGGAGGTTTGGGCTTACCTGATTGGGTCAACGGCCCGGTTAAAAGCCCATCTACGATTGGCACGACGCAGACGACAGCGCAGGTGCATCCCCAGCTCTTCACCAGGAAGGTGTTGTCGACGGCGGTGGAGAAGTACGGTGTCGAGGTTGTGATCGGGAGGCTTGAAGAGGTGAGGGTGGAGCAAGGGCGAGTTGACTCGGTCGTGCTCGAAGGTGGGCGAGTTATAGAGGCTGACTCGGTGGTTCTTGCGATGGGACCGTGGTCCGATAAGTTAGAGATGTTGTCTTCGGTGTTTAGGGTGTACGGTACGAAAGCTCATAGCATTGTCCTTGAACCGAAAGAGCCAAACGCTATAACTCCCCACGCTCTTTTCTTAAGTTATTATCCTTCTAACGGTGGTGGGGCCCTGGACCCTGAAGTGTACCCTCGTCCCACAG GTTTGTTGTTTATTTTGACAGGTGAAGTGTACTTATGTGGAATGTCATCACAAGAAGAAGTACCTGATGATCCAGATCAGGTGACTAGCAATCCTGAGTCCATAGAGGTTCTGAAAAGAGTAGCTAAAACAGTTTCGAGTTATCTGAACGAAGAAAGCGCTCAAGTGAAGGCAGAGCAAGCTTGTTTCTTGCCTAGCACCGAAGATGGTGTCCCCGTGATTGGTGAGATTCCGGGTATCAAAGGTTGTTATGTAGCCACAGGACATAGCTGCTGGGGGATTCTAAATGGTCCAGCTACTGGCTCTGCATTAGCGGAGCTGATTGTAGACGGTGTGGCCACTAGTGTTGATCTTAGCCGGTTTAGTCCTTCCCGGTTTAGCAAGCGAAGATGA